In a genomic window of Candidatus Competibacteraceae bacterium:
- a CDS encoding efflux RND transporter periplasmic adaptor subunit produces the protein MLTRVPSGCLLWSLLWVLLVGADAHAQQPGQAPPPPAVTVVTLKPETVTLTRELPGRTNPYLVAEVRPQVSGIIERQLFSEGKMVKAGQPLYQLDDETYRADANSTKASLARAQAKLEATRLTAKRASELVKANAVSKQEAEDATAALRQAEADVKVAQAAVESAEIILKRARIVAPIQGRIGKSSVTQGALVTANQTAPLATIQQLDPIYVDLTQSSSEILQIRKELAAGSLASTSNLPVTILLEDGAQYAQRGRLAFSEVTVDPSTGSTAIRVIVPNPNDLLLPGMYVRAVVSTGRRDNALLAPQQGITRDPKGNASALTVNADNKVEARKVKVSGTIGDKWLVEEGLKAGDRLIVEGVMKVKPDMLVQATEAGPAPPATSSPIPPATPDGARK, from the coding sequence ATGCTGACGCGCGTACCATCGGGATGCTTGTTATGGTCTTTATTGTGGGTGTTGCTGGTCGGGGCCGACGCCCACGCGCAACAGCCAGGTCAAGCGCCGCCGCCGCCCGCCGTCACGGTGGTCACGTTAAAGCCGGAAACGGTGACCTTGACCCGCGAGTTGCCGGGGCGCACCAATCCGTATCTGGTGGCCGAAGTCCGCCCGCAAGTCAGTGGGATCATCGAGCGCCAGCTTTTTAGCGAAGGCAAGATGGTCAAGGCCGGGCAGCCGCTCTATCAGTTGGACGACGAGACCTATCGAGCGGACGCCAACAGCACCAAGGCGAGTTTGGCGCGCGCCCAAGCCAAGCTTGAAGCGACGCGGTTGACCGCCAAACGGGCGTCGGAACTGGTCAAGGCCAACGCGGTGAGCAAGCAGGAGGCTGAAGACGCCACCGCCGCGCTGCGGCAGGCGGAGGCCGATGTGAAAGTGGCGCAGGCCGCCGTCGAGAGCGCCGAAATCATTTTGAAGCGCGCGCGCATCGTCGCGCCGATTCAGGGGCGCATCGGCAAATCGTCGGTTACTCAGGGCGCGCTGGTCACCGCCAATCAGACCGCGCCGCTGGCGACCATCCAGCAACTCGACCCGATCTATGTCGATCTCACCCAGTCCAGTTCCGAGATCCTGCAAATCCGCAAGGAGCTGGCGGCGGGTAGTCTGGCGAGCACCAGCAACCTGCCGGTGACGATCCTGCTGGAAGACGGTGCGCAGTACGCGCAGCGGGGCCGGTTGGCGTTCTCGGAGGTGACGGTCGATCCGTCCACCGGCAGTACGGCCATTCGCGTCATCGTGCCCAATCCCAACGATCTGCTGCTGCCGGGCATGTACGTGCGGGCCGTGGTCAGCACCGGTCGGCGGGATAACGCGCTGCTGGCGCCGCAGCAAGGCATCACTCGCGATCCGAAAGGCAATGCCTCGGCGTTGACCGTCAACGCCGACAATAAAGTGGAAGCGCGCAAGGTCAAGGTCAGCGGTACGATCGGTGACAAATGGCTGGTCGAGGAGGGCCTGAAAGCAGGGGATCGGCTGATCGTCGAAGGGGTGATGAAGGTCAAGCCCGACATGCTGGTTCAAGCGACCGAAGCCGGCCCCGCGCCGCCGGCGACCAGCTCGCCAATCCCACCCGCCACGCCCGATGGGGCGCGGAAATAA